The following coding sequences are from one Haliotis asinina isolate JCU_RB_2024 chromosome 3, JCU_Hal_asi_v2, whole genome shotgun sequence window:
- the LOC137278353 gene encoding uncharacterized protein, with amino-acid sequence MVNFHLVLALVGLAGSAMAAHRHYTTTTPKPKTPEDLMHEKMDDLEKLLETVARQIMLQQLFFNERIRNAYDSGVKQIRYTREGPRPYHSDSHSGQLAGSIHDHPDQYRTMGLGELDVVLNGIDFRTRHNDYKLQMPDNRKIMNAVRDVPFPPVPDVITRLNTTDEQAVEMREWFSAWQNQNETHRPYKSYFTPVLCYLEGFMMKDLQKLYEPSGTNVHHFDALTQDEMLQKARFSGYSGIQSSSQDFAYLPRYAMNVINGTIDTAQWNYRVACHPLSEDLPLKNLKLVDDLNVRMANNMTLDDYRVSPGARFDLNEKTDDQSFVYGLLDKVMQEIPGKDNYGSINHDILFTQNINEIKFANYTRLNTAYYSRWYKGDNNGAMGLKIIHRGFADLYFFIAQTTLPEVASMTLNYCHKNRTTHKMFCEPVTRRYSYAIPLEIVYLTPLHNWNPYSIQYKGDYNTNYAKSVTANNRQGGMTQATAFDGSNSMHWYHTPEQFFDTAALDKDNQAHRVVGVLDSNGTPRKVMASGMRTILPEIPGIGSVRTRYPILPVHGEGLSVWKELDALKDITMKIQSNAAAFEKNPVHVDEVPVTDKAQPSVHFLVGPSDQAHGNHTHNITLTFPQMESLGAGQSVTVKTSFNSGHSHQVEIITNLGTKHVQIKKCDGHTGACSDGHPLQLTIIQN; translated from the exons ATG GTGAATTTTCATCTTGTACTTGCTTTGGTGGGCCTGGCGGGTAGTGCAATGGCTGCCCACAGGCACTACACCACAACAACCCCGAAACCGAAGACACCTGAAGATTTAATGCATGAGAAGATGGACGACTTGGAGAAACTGTTGGAAACTGTTGCTAGGCAGATCATGCTTCAACAGTTGTTCTTCAATGAGCGGATCCGAAACGCTTACGACTCCGGTGTAAAACAGATCCGGTACACGAGGGAAGGACCGAGGCCATATCACAGTGACTCTCACTCGGGACAATTAGCTGGGTCCATCCATGACCATCCTGATCAATACCGAACGATGGGACTTGGGGAACTGGACGTCGTCCTCAATGGCATCGATTTCAGGACAAG ACACAACGACTACAAGCTCCAAATGCCAGACAACAGGAAGATTATGAATGCAGTGAGAGATGTACCCTTCCCACCCGTTCCCGATGTCATCACTCGTCTAAACACCACTGATGAACAAGCGGTGGAGATGCGAGAGTGGTTCTCTGCCTGGCAGAATCAGAACGAGACCCACAGACCATACAAGAGCTACTTCACGCCAGTACTGTGCTACCTGGAGGGATTCATGATGAAAGATTTACAGAAGCTGTATGAGCCGTCCGGGACAAACGTACATCATTTTGATGCCTTGACGCAGGACGAAATGCTGCAGAAGGCCAG ATTTTCAGGATACTCTGGTATTCAAAGCAGCAGCCAAGACTTCGCCTACTTACCCCGCTATGCCATGAACGTTATCAATGGTACAATAGATACTGCCCAATGGAACTACCGAGTCGCCTGCCATCCTCTCAGCGAGGACTTGCCACTGAAGAACCTCAAACTGGTGGACGATTTGAACGTTAGGATGGCCAACAACATGACTTTGGATGACTACAGGGTCAGTCCTGGGGCCAGGTTTGACCTCAATGAAAAGACAGACGATCAAAGCTTTGTCTATGGATTGTTGGACAAGGTCATGCAAGAGATCCCAGGCAAAGATAATTACGGATCGATTAATCACGATATTCTGTTCACACAgaacatcaatgaaatcaaATTTGCAAACTACACCCGCCTCAACACGGCATACTATAGCCGATGGTACAAGGGTGACAATAATGGAGCAATGGGATTAAAAATTATCCACAGGGGTTTTGCTGACTTGTACTTCTTCATTGCACAGACTACCCTTCCTGAAGTGGCAAGCATGACCCTGAATTATTGTCATAAGAACAGGACAACACATAAAATGTTCTGCGAACCCGTCACGAGGCGGTATTCATATGCTATACCCCTTGAAATAGTATACCTGACCCCTCTACATAACTGGAACCCATACTCGATCCAATACAAGGGTGATTACAACACCAACTATGCAAAATCTGTCACTGCCAACAACAGACAGGGTGGGATGACCCAGGCCACAGCATTTGATGGCTCCAACAGTATGCACTGGTATCATACACCTGAACAGTTCTTTGACACGGCTGCTTTGGACAAGGACAACCAAGCCCATCGAGTGGTGGGTGTTTTGGACTCAAACGGAACCCCaagaaaggtgatggcatcaggaATGCGCACCATACTTCCGGAAATCCCAGGAATTGGATCAGTGAGGACTCGTTATCCCATTCTTCCAGTGCACGGAGAGGGTCTGAGTGTCTGGAAGGAATTGGATGCTCTTAAGGACATCACCATGAAAATACAGTCGAACGCTGCAGCGTTTGAGAAGAACCCAGTCCACGTTGACGAGGTACCAGTCACTGACAAAGCACAGCCCAGTGTCCACTTCCTTGTAGGTCCATCAGACCAAGCTCACGGCAATCACACCCACAATATTACACTCACCTTTCCACAGATGGAGTCCCTTGGTGCTGGGCAGTCCGTCACCGTCAAGACATCCTTCAACTCTGGGCACAGTCATCAAGTTGAAATCATTACCAATCTGGGCACGAAACACGTTCAGATAAAGAAATGCGATGGCCACACTGGAGCCTGCTCCGATGGTCACCCCTTGCAGCTCACTATTATCCAGAACTGA